Proteins from one Deinococcus actinosclerus genomic window:
- a CDS encoding metallophosphoesterase family protein: MIRLAILADLHANLAATLAVHADIQRRGLTDIWVLGDLVGKGPRPREVLDWTQAHATRVIQGNWDARVAGATHRPQDLWPRSKLSPEGLAYLGALPYGIEEQFGGAWWRFVHASSRGLFHRLYPHSSLHDQLEAFAPNPQFGLKAHADALVYADMHEALMLDVEGRPLINCGSVGNPLDSTLPCYLVLEFDPHGPSHSATYVRLTYDRDEEISAAEASGMPFTREYVAELLTGAYQKRRARTGE, from the coding sequence ATGATTCGCCTCGCCATTCTCGCGGACCTGCACGCCAACCTGGCGGCCACCCTCGCGGTCCACGCAGACATTCAGCGGCGCGGCCTGACGGACATCTGGGTGCTGGGCGACCTGGTCGGCAAGGGACCACGCCCGCGTGAAGTGCTGGACTGGACGCAGGCGCACGCCACCCGCGTCATCCAGGGCAACTGGGACGCCCGCGTCGCCGGCGCCACGCACCGCCCGCAGGACCTCTGGCCGCGCAGCAAACTCAGCCCCGAAGGGCTCGCGTACCTCGGCGCCCTCCCGTACGGCATCGAGGAGCAGTTCGGCGGCGCGTGGTGGCGTTTCGTGCACGCCAGCAGCCGCGGGCTCTTTCACCGCCTGTATCCGCACAGCAGCCTGCACGATCAGCTCGAGGCCTTCGCGCCCAACCCGCAGTTCGGCCTGAAAGCCCACGCGGACGCGCTGGTCTACGCCGACATGCACGAGGCGCTGATGCTGGACGTCGAGGGCCGACCCCTGATCAACTGCGGCAGCGTCGGCAACCCGCTGGACTCCACCCTGCCGTGCTACCTGGTGCTGGAATTCGACCCGCACGGCCCGTCGCACAGCGCCACGTACGTCCGCCTGACGTACGACCGCGACGAGGAGATCAGCGCCGCCGAGGCGAGCGGCATGCCCTTTACCCGTGAGTACGTCGCGGAACTCCTGACCGGCGCGTACCAGAAACGCCGCGCCCGCACCGGCGAGTAG
- a CDS encoding DUF5984 family protein, translating to MRPLFEFQLQDLGVVRDGWEQSIWYPESRVETLLHEVGWGTYHLNTPGGVFPEVDAAYRAAFVQGQWEARGRAAALSALGGQPHDDPADDPAVLEVRWKQYFERLMSQHSVRDFAEELGGAAGLILRHLPAPLEDWIASGCWARWMANLRRQVEATGEVRPAERQARKQLIEELDWRVEPARVEIGYARDNVCTTFYVRFRPVGTDVLVSWHPPDEPDDDSWRYWRPHTGQLILPADEFHAQVRAFRDAVRLEMGARLLTLAGQGAATFSEAALGKHLLNRDLGPVKVAAPLEPAAVLARVRWMEAAFGVRVEDC from the coding sequence GTGCGGCCCCTGTTCGAGTTCCAGCTTCAGGACCTCGGGGTCGTGCGGGACGGCTGGGAGCAGTCGATCTGGTATCCGGAGTCGCGCGTCGAGACGCTGCTGCATGAGGTGGGTTGGGGAACCTACCACCTGAACACGCCGGGCGGCGTATTCCCCGAAGTGGATGCCGCGTACCGTGCCGCCTTCGTGCAGGGCCAGTGGGAAGCGCGAGGTCGGGCCGCCGCGCTGTCGGCACTTGGAGGACAGCCTCACGACGATCCAGCCGACGATCCGGCGGTGCTGGAAGTCCGCTGGAAACAGTATTTCGAACGCCTCATGTCGCAGCACAGCGTGCGGGACTTCGCCGAGGAGTTGGGCGGCGCGGCGGGCCTGATCCTGAGGCACCTGCCCGCCCCGCTGGAGGACTGGATCGCCTCGGGCTGCTGGGCGCGCTGGATGGCGAACCTGCGGCGGCAGGTCGAGGCGACTGGAGAGGTTCGCCCGGCAGAGCGGCAGGCCAGGAAGCAGCTGATCGAGGAGCTGGACTGGCGGGTCGAACCGGCCCGAGTCGAGATCGGATACGCGCGTGACAACGTGTGCACGACTTTCTACGTGCGCTTCCGGCCCGTGGGGACCGACGTGCTGGTCTCGTGGCATCCCCCGGATGAACCGGACGACGATTCGTGGCGGTACTGGCGGCCACACACCGGACAGCTGATCCTGCCTGCCGACGAGTTCCACGCGCAGGTGCGGGCCTTTCGGGACGCGGTGCGGCTGGAGATGGGGGCGCGCCTGCTGACCCTGGCCGGGCAGGGGGCCGCGACGTTCAGCGAGGCGGCCCTCGGGAAGCACCTGCTGAACCGCGACCTCGGGCCGGTCAAGGTGGCCGCGCCACTGGAACCGGCCGCCGTGCTGGCCCGCGTCCGCTGGATGGAAGCCGCCTTCGGGGTGCGCGTCGAGGACTGCTGA
- a CDS encoding D-alanyl-D-alanine carboxypeptidase/D-alanyl-D-alanine-endopeptidase, whose product MRRAFLTAALLGLTGAAQVAAPAAGSAGTLHLSREPGLSAGVRAALRGLPGDVETVVLVQDLRTRAVLEARQPDRALIPASTTKLVTAASVLDERGGAGGWWSAELTVPAAQAGRASVKAVTLRGSGDPTLSVVEGGYSLRALARQAYARGLREVGEVRVDDLGFDSAAWEVPLGAPMTALRLAEWHDDPPASAQAARERLGAALTAQLRAAGVRVTRDSPARAAPWQAWVPPARTDERGRALPPEPVTPVAARPEQGIASVRSASPFRVLAATLRPSDNLRAEELLGTLAHGANGTLRGALARERAYLRRIGADLSEVELHDGSGLSRDNRLSPRVLVAVLREQFDLPAPLPGKAGLPEALYRARGNAFAEALPQAGTGENVPEHDGRGGTMALRLRGAGLDVRAKTGTLPGVSALAGYVTGRSGHVLAFAVIMNGPESSPILTLRAVQDDVVRAVAAAH is encoded by the coding sequence ATGCGCCGCGCTTTCCTGACTGCCGCCCTGCTGGGTCTGACCGGGGCGGCGCAGGTGGCCGCGCCCGCCGCGGGGAGCGCAGGGACGCTGCACCTGTCGCGCGAGCCGGGCCTGAGCGCGGGGGTGCGCGCGGCCCTGCGGGGACTGCCGGGGGACGTGGAGACGGTGGTGCTCGTGCAGGATCTGCGGACGCGGGCGGTGCTGGAGGCGCGGCAGCCGGACCGGGCGCTCATTCCGGCGAGCACCACGAAACTGGTGACGGCCGCCAGCGTGCTGGATGAGCGGGGCGGCGCGGGCGGCTGGTGGAGTGCCGAGCTGACCGTCCCGGCCGCGCAGGCGGGCCGCGCCTCGGTGAAGGCGGTGACGCTGCGCGGTAGTGGCGATCCCACCCTGAGTGTCGTGGAGGGCGGGTATAGCCTGCGGGCGCTGGCGCGCCAGGCGTACGCGCGGGGCCTGCGTGAAGTGGGCGAGGTGCGCGTGGACGACCTGGGCTTCGACTCGGCGGCGTGGGAGGTGCCGCTGGGCGCACCCATGACGGCGCTGCGGCTCGCGGAGTGGCACGACGATCCGCCCGCGTCGGCGCAGGCGGCGCGGGAGCGGCTGGGCGCGGCGCTGACGGCGCAGCTGCGCGCGGCGGGCGTGCGGGTCACGCGGGACTCGCCAGCGCGCGCGGCCCCCTGGCAGGCGTGGGTGCCGCCCGCCCGGACGGACGAGCGGGGCCGGGCGCTGCCGCCCGAGCCGGTTACGCCCGTGGCGGCCCGCCCGGAGCAGGGGATCGCCAGTGTGCGCAGCGCCTCGCCGTTCCGGGTGCTGGCGGCCACGCTGCGGCCCAGCGACAACCTGCGCGCCGAGGAGCTGCTGGGCACCCTGGCGCACGGCGCGAACGGCACGCTGCGCGGGGCGCTGGCGCGCGAAAGGGCTTACCTGCGCCGCATCGGCGCGGACCTGAGCGAGGTGGAACTGCACGACGGCAGCGGCCTGAGCCGCGACAACCGCCTGAGTCCGCGCGTCCTCGTGGCCGTGCTGCGCGAGCAATTCGACCTGCCCGCACCCCTGCCGGGGAAGGCGGGTCTGCCGGAGGCGCTGTACCGGGCGCGCGGCAACGCGTTCGCCGAGGCCCTCCCACAGGCCGGCACGGGCGAGAACGTCCCGGAGCACGACGGGCGCGGCGGGACGATGGCGCTGCGGCTGCGCGGCGCGGGCCTGGACGTGCGCGCCAAGACCGGCACGCTGCCCGGCGTGAGTGCCCTGGCCGGGTACGTCACGGGCCGCAGCGGGCACGTGCTGGCCTTCGCGGTGATCATGAACGGCCCGGAATCCAGCCCGATCCTGACCCTGCGCGCCGTGCAGGACGACGTGGTGCGCGCGGTCGCGGCGGCGCACTGA
- the rdgB gene encoding RdgB/HAM1 family non-canonical purine NTP pyrophosphatase — MNVVVATSNAGKIREIEEAMQGLGWTLSPLGSLPLPEETGTTYEENAALKACAAAVMLGRPALADDSGIEVEALGGEPGVYSARYGNRDSDVERNVYLLEKLRGQTNRRAKFVSVVILAYPDGHLETYRGELPGTLLEGPRGANGFGYDPLFVPDGETRTLAEMTVPEKRAVSHRGRALAALRDAHRGGPPARETTPGV, encoded by the coding sequence ATGAATGTGGTGGTGGCGACCAGCAACGCCGGGAAGATCCGGGAGATCGAGGAGGCCATGCAGGGCCTGGGCTGGACGCTCAGCCCGCTGGGCAGCCTGCCCCTGCCGGAGGAGACCGGCACCACCTACGAGGAGAACGCGGCCCTGAAGGCCTGCGCGGCCGCCGTCATGCTGGGCCGCCCCGCACTGGCGGACGACAGCGGCATCGAGGTCGAGGCGCTGGGTGGCGAGCCCGGCGTGTACTCCGCCCGCTACGGCAACCGCGACAGCGACGTGGAACGCAACGTGTACCTGCTGGAGAAACTGCGCGGTCAGACCAACCGCCGCGCGAAATTCGTGTCCGTCGTGATCCTGGCGTACCCGGACGGGCACCTGGAAACCTACCGGGGCGAGCTGCCCGGTACGCTGCTGGAAGGGCCACGCGGCGCGAACGGCTTCGGGTACGACCCGCTGTTCGTCCCGGACGGCGAGACCCGCACCCTGGCGGAGATGACGGTGCCGGAAAAGCGTGCGGTCAGCCACCGGGGCCGGGCCCTGGCGGCGCTGCGTGACGCGCACCGGGGCGGCCCGCCCGCGCGGGAGACCACCCCGGGCGTCTGA
- a CDS encoding SufE family protein translates to MTDAAPALPDKLQTIVTMFRSAPKPLRLQALLEYSKKLPGLPEKYLEHPEFLQPVPECTSPFFLVTEQDEQGGMHLYFKVPEEAPTVRGYAGILHEALDGAQPEEILSIPDQFYMDMGLTELITPMRLRGMGAILMRLKNDVRDHARA, encoded by the coding sequence ATGACCGACGCCGCGCCCGCCCTGCCGGACAAACTCCAGACCATCGTCACGATGTTCCGCAGCGCCCCCAAACCCCTGCGCCTCCAGGCCCTGCTGGAATACAGCAAGAAACTCCCCGGCCTGCCCGAGAAGTACCTCGAGCACCCCGAGTTCCTCCAGCCGGTGCCCGAATGCACCAGCCCCTTCTTCCTGGTCACCGAGCAGGACGAGCAGGGCGGCATGCACCTGTACTTCAAGGTGCCCGAGGAAGCCCCCACCGTGCGCGGCTACGCCGGCATCCTGCACGAGGCGCTCGACGGCGCGCAGCCCGAGGAGATCCTGAGCATCCCCGACCAGTTCTACATGGACATGGGCCTGACCGAACTCATCACCCCCATGCGCCTGCGCGGCATGGGCGCCATCCTGATGCGCCTGAAGAACGACGTGCGCGACCACGCCAGGGCGTAA
- a CDS encoding sulfurtransferase, which translates to MDYAKDVLVSTDWVEQNLNTPGIRLIEVDEDILLYDTGHAPGAVKLDWQVDLWHPVERDFITPDKVSDLLGRLGINEGDTIVLYGDKSNWWAAYAYWFLSYSGVKNPLKLMNGGRQKWVAEGRPTTTDAPSVEATSYPALTRDDSLRAYRDEVKAHLESVKGGTGALVDVRSPDEFSGKVTHMPNYPQEGVLRGGHIPGARSIPWAKATNEDGTFKSADELKALYEGEGVTADKDVIAYCRIAERSSHSWFVLRELLGYPKVRNYDGSWTEWGNAVGLPIEKSYSEA; encoded by the coding sequence ATGGACTACGCGAAAGACGTACTCGTCAGCACCGACTGGGTCGAACAGAACCTGAACACGCCCGGCATCCGCCTGATCGAAGTGGACGAGGACATCCTCCTCTACGACACCGGCCACGCCCCCGGCGCCGTGAAACTCGACTGGCAGGTCGACCTGTGGCACCCCGTCGAGCGCGACTTCATCACCCCCGACAAGGTCAGCGACCTGCTGGGCCGCCTGGGGATCAATGAGGGCGACACCATCGTCCTGTACGGTGACAAGAGCAACTGGTGGGCCGCGTACGCCTACTGGTTCCTGTCCTACAGCGGCGTCAAGAACCCCCTGAAACTCATGAACGGCGGCCGCCAGAAGTGGGTCGCGGAAGGCCGCCCCACCACCACCGACGCCCCCAGCGTCGAGGCGACCAGCTACCCCGCCCTGACCCGCGACGACAGCCTGCGCGCCTACCGCGACGAGGTCAAGGCCCACCTGGAAAGCGTCAAGGGCGGCACCGGCGCGCTGGTGGACGTCCGCAGCCCTGACGAATTTTCAGGCAAGGTCACGCACATGCCCAACTACCCGCAGGAAGGCGTGCTGCGCGGCGGGCACATCCCCGGCGCGCGCAGCATCCCCTGGGCCAAGGCCACCAACGAGGACGGCACCTTCAAGTCGGCCGACGAACTCAAGGCCCTGTACGAGGGTGAGGGCGTCACCGCCGACAAGGACGTCATCGCGTACTGCCGCATCGCCGAACGCAGCAGCCACAGCTGGTTCGTGCTGCGCGAACTGCTCGGGTACCCCAAGGTGCGCAACTACGACGGCAGCTGGACCGAATGGGGCAACGCCGTGGGCCTGCCCATCGAGAAGAGCTACAGCGAGGCGTAA
- a CDS encoding alpha/beta hydrolase family protein, giving the protein MIAATAPDAAAQTAPTAPNTAAPQTAAPFLPGDARPDAPELAARGSFAVGVRTVTLVNPGQPDLARAPQGGPVPRADRRLTVEVWYPTASGAKEAVTYADTLTSGKAFTFDGRAARDAKPLSGQAFPLVIVSHGYTGSRYLLTYLTENLASKGYVVAAIDHTDSTHDNRGPFNSTLVNRAPDINFTLDQLAKLGAPGSGSPLSGVVNASRTAVLGYSMGGYGALNAAGAGYAPKVAALLPGGTLTPRQTGAFTPDPRIRAAVAFAPWGGLSAARGLGVPTGEYGFWDTKGLEGLKVPTLFVVGDHDDVSGFEEGVKPLFEHAVNADRYLLVYQNARHNIAPNPAPSLPGLSFADHEHYADPVWDSARLNNLNQHFVTAFLNLTLKGDAGAAAYLNVPTPIAANATGAAAWKGFAPRTMLGLELYHLRPR; this is encoded by the coding sequence ATGATCGCCGCCACTGCCCCGGACGCCGCCGCCCAGACCGCCCCCACCGCGCCGAACACTGCGGCGCCCCAGACCGCCGCGCCGTTCCTGCCCGGCGACGCCCGCCCCGACGCCCCGGAACTCGCCGCGCGCGGCAGCTTCGCGGTGGGCGTGCGCACCGTCACGCTGGTCAACCCGGGCCAGCCCGACCTCGCCCGTGCGCCACAGGGTGGGCCCGTACCGCGCGCCGACCGCCGCCTGACCGTGGAGGTCTGGTACCCCACCGCGAGCGGCGCGAAGGAAGCCGTCACGTACGCCGACACCCTCACGAGCGGGAAGGCCTTCACCTTCGACGGCCGCGCCGCCCGGGACGCCAAGCCCCTGAGCGGGCAGGCGTTCCCACTGGTGATCGTGTCGCACGGGTACACCGGCAGCCGCTACCTCCTGACGTACCTCACCGAGAATCTCGCCAGCAAGGGGTACGTCGTGGCGGCCATCGACCACACCGACAGCACCCACGACAACCGCGGGCCGTTCAACAGCACCCTGGTGAACCGCGCGCCCGACATCAACTTCACCCTCGACCAGCTCGCGAAACTCGGCGCGCCCGGCAGCGGCTCCCCGCTGAGCGGCGTCGTGAATGCCAGCCGCACCGCCGTCCTCGGGTACTCTATGGGCGGCTACGGCGCGCTGAACGCCGCCGGGGCCGGGTACGCCCCGAAGGTCGCGGCGCTGCTGCCCGGCGGCACCCTGACCCCCCGCCAGACCGGCGCGTTCACGCCCGACCCTCGCATCCGCGCCGCCGTCGCCTTCGCGCCCTGGGGCGGCCTCAGCGCCGCGCGTGGCCTGGGCGTGCCCACCGGCGAGTACGGCTTCTGGGACACCAAGGGCCTGGAGGGCCTGAAGGTGCCCACCCTGTTCGTCGTGGGCGACCATGACGACGTGTCCGGCTTCGAGGAGGGCGTCAAACCGCTGTTCGAGCACGCCGTGAACGCCGACCGCTACCTGCTGGTGTACCAGAACGCCCGGCACAACATCGCCCCGAACCCCGCGCCCAGCCTGCCGGGCCTGAGCTTCGCCGACCACGAGCACTACGCCGATCCGGTGTGGGACAGCGCCCGCCTGAACAACCTCAACCAGCACTTCGTCACCGCCTTCCTGAACCTCACCCTCAAGGGCGACGCGGGCGCCGCCGCGTACCTGAACGTCCCTACGCCCATCGCCGCGAACGCCACCGGCGCCGCCGCCTGGAAGGGCTTCGCGCCCCGCACCATGCTGGGCCTGGAGCTGTACCACCTGCGCCCCCGCTGA
- a CDS encoding Ada metal-binding domain-containing protein produces MTLPYARDFMLGRMFAADAAFDGLFYTGVTSTGIYCLPSCRARKPRAEHVRFHATPHEARAAGLRACRRCHPDAYRGVPGPEAALLTALGGVRVPDVPGVRALADALHVGESALHAKWRELFQVTPGEWLARERVRLAARTLRGTGASVAEVAFAVGFGSLSAFGAQFRRGMHLTPQAWRHAGRGAGLTLTLPAAFPLEVVWRDLGRDPDSVTQRVDARGGRVAFAWTFPGGPQRVTLHVTAGQVEVHPDDPGALTPTDWEALHTLTVRALGLHTPLSGGDWPVPLVPQALDGLIWAVAGQQVTFTQACRIRRTLTGRYGTPVAGGLTAPPTAAQLAALGDADLRACGLTDARAALLRRLAGRVARGELNLDALARGTVGAARRTLLAVPGIGPWTADYVRLRVLGFPDVVPEGDAALAASLRRTHALPARPTPAQVQALLLPHAPRRSQAVLRAWHAALDPV; encoded by the coding sequence ATGACCCTCCCGTACGCCCGCGACTTCATGCTGGGCCGCATGTTCGCGGCGGACGCGGCGTTCGACGGGCTGTTCTACACCGGCGTGACGAGCACCGGCATCTACTGCCTGCCGTCCTGCCGGGCCCGCAAACCCCGCGCGGAGCACGTGCGGTTCCACGCGACGCCCCATGAGGCGCGCGCGGCGGGTCTGCGCGCCTGCCGCCGCTGCCACCCGGACGCCTACCGGGGCGTGCCCGGTCCCGAGGCGGCGCTGCTGACCGCGCTGGGCGGCGTGCGCGTGCCCGACGTGCCGGGCGTGCGGGCGCTGGCCGACGCGCTGCACGTGGGGGAGAGTGCCCTGCACGCCAAGTGGCGCGAGCTGTTCCAGGTGACGCCCGGCGAGTGGCTGGCCCGCGAGCGCGTCCGGCTGGCCGCGCGGACCCTGCGCGGCACCGGGGCCAGCGTGGCGGAGGTCGCGTTCGCAGTGGGCTTCGGGAGCCTGTCGGCGTTCGGCGCGCAGTTCCGGCGCGGGATGCACCTGACCCCGCAGGCGTGGCGGCACGCCGGGCGCGGCGCCGGGCTGACCCTGACCCTCCCGGCGGCCTTCCCGCTGGAGGTCGTGTGGCGCGACCTGGGCCGCGACCCGGACTCCGTGACGCAGCGGGTGGATGCGCGCGGTGGCCGAGTGGCCTTCGCCTGGACCTTCCCCGGCGGGCCGCAGCGGGTCACGCTGCACGTCACCGCCGGGCAGGTCGAGGTGCACCCGGACGACCCCGGGGCGCTGACCCCCACCGACTGGGAAGCGCTGCACACCCTGACCGTCCGCGCGCTGGGGCTGCACACGCCCCTGTCCGGCGGCGACTGGCCGGTCCCGCTGGTCCCGCAGGCCCTCGACGGGCTGATCTGGGCGGTGGCGGGGCAGCAGGTCACGTTCACGCAGGCCTGCCGCATCCGCCGCACACTGACCGGGCGATATGGCACGCCCGTCGCGGGGGGGCTGACCGCGCCGCCCACCGCCGCGCAACTGGCCGCCCTGGGCGACGCCGACCTGCGCGCCTGCGGCCTGACCGACGCGCGCGCGGCCCTGCTGCGCCGCCTCGCGGGGCGGGTCGCGCGGGGCGAACTGAACCTGGACGCGCTGGCGCGCGGCACGGTCGGCGCGGCCCGCCGCACGCTGCTGGCCGTGCCCGGCATCGGGCCCTGGACGGCGGACTACGTGCGGCTGCGTGTCCTGGGCTTCCCCGACGTCGTGCCTGAGGGGGACGCCGCGCTGGCCGCCAGCCTGCGCCGCACACACGCCCTGCCCGCGCGGCCCACGCCCGCGCAGGTGCAGGCGCTGCTGCTGCCGCACGCGCCGCGCCGCAGTCAGGCCGTGCTGCGTGCGTGGCACGCGGCCCTCGACCCCGTGTAA
- a CDS encoding isocitrate lyase/PEP mutase family protein produces MIRPDHARTLHALHAPAGGGLILPNAWDAASARTLEHAGAPAIGTTSAGIAFALGYPDGQAAPVEDLLDALARLVRATSRPVTADLEGGYAPDPEGVAATVTRALRLGVAGLNLEDAAGTGALRCVEDQTLRLRAARQAADGLGVPAYLNARTDTYLAGVGTTPAERFAETVRRGRAYLHAGADSVFVPGLTDPTTIRELRAALGGPVSVMLLPGGPGAPTLLRAGASRVSSGPGLMLASLGHTLTLTRDLLGPGTLPATPGPDYAQVQGWFSRPAAGADSSAPGR; encoded by the coding sequence ATGATCCGACCCGACCACGCCCGCACCCTCCACGCCCTGCACGCCCCCGCTGGTGGCGGCCTGATCCTCCCGAACGCCTGGGACGCCGCGAGCGCCCGCACGCTGGAGCACGCGGGCGCGCCCGCCATCGGCACGACCAGCGCCGGGATCGCCTTCGCGCTGGGCTACCCCGACGGGCAGGCCGCGCCCGTGGAGGACCTGCTGGACGCCCTGGCGCGCCTCGTCCGGGCCACCTCCCGGCCCGTCACCGCTGACCTGGAAGGCGGGTACGCCCCTGACCCAGAGGGCGTCGCGGCGACTGTGACCCGCGCGCTGCGGCTGGGCGTGGCGGGCCTGAATCTGGAGGACGCTGCCGGCACGGGCGCACTGCGGTGCGTCGAGGACCAGACGCTGCGGCTGCGCGCCGCCCGGCAGGCCGCCGACGGCCTGGGCGTCCCCGCGTACCTGAATGCCCGGACCGACACGTACCTCGCCGGGGTCGGGACCACCCCCGCTGAACGCTTCGCGGAGACCGTCCGGCGCGGCCGGGCGTACCTGCACGCCGGGGCGGACAGCGTGTTCGTGCCCGGCCTGACCGACCCCACGACCATCCGCGAGCTGCGCGCCGCGCTGGGCGGCCCGGTCAGCGTGATGCTCCTGCCCGGCGGGCCCGGCGCCCCCACCCTGCTGCGCGCCGGGGCCAGCCGCGTCAGCAGCGGCCCTGGCCTGATGCTCGCCTCGCTGGGCCACACCCTGACCCTCACCCGCGACCTGCTGGGCCCCGGCACCCTGCCCGCCACGCCCGGCCCCGACTACGCGCAGGTGCAGGGGTGGTTCAGTCGCCCGGCAGCAGGCGCGGATTCCAGTGCGCCGGGCCGCTGA
- the lepB gene encoding signal peptidase I — protein sequence MTPPQGRPGRWRSLWQEWGSPVLVALLVTQFGATAVRVDGASMLPGLRHGEGLVVPKVEGWAHRAGLGTYARGDVVVFKPPRSAAAEWTREYRGVTLPWAYRPYLVKRVVGLPGDTVQVRGGTVLVNGQPLPEPRTQAYWDASCHDTASPLANTPAVTVPAGAYFVMGDNRSEGGSLDSRVFGPVDTADIAGRAVASVWPLTVPGHAQPPCDGQAHPERRVQLSGPAHWNPRLLPGD from the coding sequence GTGACCCCGCCGCAGGGCCGCCCGGGCCGCTGGCGCAGCCTCTGGCAGGAGTGGGGGTCGCCCGTCCTGGTCGCGCTGCTCGTGACGCAGTTCGGCGCGACCGCCGTGCGCGTGGACGGCGCGAGCATGCTGCCCGGCCTGCGCCACGGCGAGGGGCTGGTCGTCCCGAAGGTCGAGGGCTGGGCGCACCGCGCCGGGCTGGGCACGTACGCGCGCGGCGACGTGGTCGTGTTCAAACCGCCCCGCAGCGCCGCCGCCGAGTGGACGCGCGAGTACCGGGGCGTGACCCTCCCCTGGGCGTACCGCCCGTACCTCGTCAAGCGCGTCGTGGGCCTGCCCGGCGACACAGTTCAGGTGCGCGGCGGCACCGTCCTCGTGAACGGCCAGCCGCTCCCCGAGCCGCGCACGCAGGCGTACTGGGACGCCAGCTGCCACGACACCGCCAGTCCGCTGGCGAACACGCCCGCCGTCACCGTGCCCGCCGGGGCGTACTTCGTGATGGGCGACAACCGCAGCGAGGGGGGCAGCCTCGACAGCCGCGTCTTCGGTCCGGTGGACACCGCCGACATCGCCGGGCGGGCGGTCGCCAGCGTGTGGCCCCTGACCGTCCCCGGGCACGCGCAGCCTCCCTGCGACGGACAGGCGCACCCCGAACGGCGCGTGCAGCTCAGCGGCCCGGCGCACTGGAATCCGCGCCTGCTGCCGGGCGACTGA
- a CDS encoding PadR family transcriptional regulator produces the protein MDPNLFKGNLDLILLSVLEREGGYGQDIAARVQSGTDGHIRLNAGSLYPALHRLERAGFLRAQETSPARGGPPVRTYTLTDAGREELARRRERYHAFDRALRGLW, from the coding sequence GTGGATCCGAACCTCTTCAAGGGCAACCTCGACCTGATCCTCCTGAGCGTCCTCGAACGCGAGGGCGGCTACGGGCAGGACATCGCCGCGCGCGTCCAGAGCGGCACGGACGGGCACATCCGCCTGAACGCGGGAAGTCTGTACCCCGCGCTGCACCGCCTGGAACGCGCCGGGTTCCTGCGGGCCCAGGAGACCAGCCCCGCGCGCGGCGGCCCCCCGGTGCGGACGTACACCCTGACGGACGCGGGCCGCGAGGAGCTCGCCCGGCGCCGCGAGCGCTACCACGCGTTCGACCGGGCGCTGCGGGGCCTCTGGTGA